Proteins encoded in a region of the Elaeis guineensis isolate ETL-2024a chromosome 7, EG11, whole genome shotgun sequence genome:
- the LOC105048020 gene encoding uncharacterized protein has product MNERLIAVGFEGSANKIGVGIVTLDGTILSNPRHTYITPPGQGFLPRETAHHHLHHLLPLLRSALDAAGLCPDDVDCLCYTKGPGMGAPLQVSALAVRVLSQLWRKPIVAVNHCVAHIEMGRVVTGAQDPVVLYVSGGNTQVIAYSEGRYRIFGETIDIAVGNCLDRFARVLTLSNDPSPGYNIEQLAKKGEKFIDLPYVVKGMDVSFSGILSYIEATAVEKLKNNECTPADLCYSLQETVFAMLVEITERAMAHCDKKDVLIVGGVGCNERLQDMMRTMCSERGGRLFATDDRYCVDNGAMIAYTGLLAFAHGVTTPLEESTFTQRFRTDEVQAIWREKNTPKTDNVHGESEQIPEKLDS; this is encoded by the exons ATGAACGAGAGGCTAATAGCGGTGGGGTTCGAGGGATCGGCGAACAAGATCGGGGTGGGCATCGTAACCCTAGACGGTACCATCCTCTCCAACCCCCGGCACACATACATCACCCCGCCGGGCCAGGGCTTCCTCCCCCGCGAGACCGCCCACCACCACCTCCACCACCTTCTTCCCCTCCTCCGCTCCGCCCTCGACGCCGCCGGCCTCTGCCCCGACGACGTCGACTGCCTTTGCTACACCAAGGGCCCCGGCATGGGCGCCCCCCTCCAGGTCTCCGCCCTCGCTGTCCGCGTCCTCTCCCAGCTCTGGCGCAAGCCTATCGTCGCCGTCAACCACTGCGTCGCCCACATCGAGATGGGCCGCGTCGTCACCGGCGCTCAAGACCCTGTTGTTCTCTACGTCAGCGGGGGGAACACCCAGGTCATCGCCTACAGCGAGGGCAGGTACCGCATCTTCGGGGAGACCATCGACATCGCCGTCGGCAACTGCCTCGACCGCTTCGCCAGGGTACTTACCCTCTCCAACGATCCCAGCCCTGGGTATAACATCGAACAG CTTGCGAAGAAAGGAGAAAAATTTATAGATCTTCCTTATGTTGTCAAAGGTATGGATGTTTCATTTAGTGGGATATTAAGTTATATAGAAGCTACTGCTGTCGAGAAGCTTAAAAACAATGAATGCACACCTGCGGATCTTTGTTACTCCTTACAG GAAACAGTGTTTGCTATGCTTGTTGAAATCACCGAACGTGCAATGGCACACTGTGATAAGAAGGATGTTCTTATTGTTGGTGGTGTTGGGTGCAATGAACGATTGCAAGATATGATGAGGACAATGTGCTCAGAGAGGGGTGGTAGGCTTTTTGCAACTGATGATAGGTACTGTGTCGATAATGGGGCAATGATAGCATATACCGGTCTCCTTGCATTTGCCCATGGTGTGACCACTCCCTTGGAGGAATCAACATTTACCCAGAGATTCCGCACTGATGAAGTGCAAGCAAtttggagagagaaaaatacACCAAAAACAGATAATGTACATGGAGAGTCAGAGCAAATTCCAGAGAAATTAGACTCTTAA